Proteins encoded together in one Lathyrus oleraceus cultivar Zhongwan6 chromosome 5, CAAS_Psat_ZW6_1.0, whole genome shotgun sequence window:
- the LOC127082882 gene encoding PLAT domain-containing protein 3: MATPTTLSALFFLLTFIFAATVFSDEDCVYTVYVRTGSIFKGGTDSIIGLKLYDASDYGIYIKDLEAWGGLMGSGYNYFERGNLDIFSGRGPCLDGPVCAVNVTSDGSGPHHGWYVNYVEVTSTGVHTPCAQEQFTVEQWLATDTAPYELSAVRNYCKYDSRRGRPELKIIGGVRSGSGSGPDYSILGSTAGA, from the exons ATGGCAACTCCAACTACTCTCTCCGCTCTCTTCTTCCTTCTCACTTTTATCTTCGCAGCAACCGTTTTCTCT GACGAGGATTGTGTGTACACGGTGTACGTTAGAACCGGGTCAATATTCAAGGGAGGAACAGACTCGATCATCGGACTCAAGCTATACGATGCATCCGATTACGGAATATACATCAAGGATCTTGAAGCGTGGGGCGGGTTAATGGGTTCGGGTTATAACTACTTTGAACGGGGCAACCTTGATATATTCAGTGGTAGGGGTCCTTGTTTGGACGGACCCGTTTGTGCTGTGAACGTGACTTCTGACGGGTCGGGTCCTCATCACGGTTGGTATGTTAATTATGTTGAGGTTACTTCAACTGGGGTTCATACTCCTTGCGCTCAGGAACAGTTCACGGTGGAACAGTGGTTGGCGACGGATACGGCGCCGTATGAGCTTTCGGCTGTTAGGAATTACTGTAAGTACGATTCGCGTCGGGGCCGTCCTGAATTAAAGATCATTGGTGGTGTCAGATCCGGGTCTGGGTCTGGGCCTGATTACTCTATTTTGGGCTCTACTGCCGGGGCCTAG